The Chitinophagaceae bacterium nucleotide sequence GCTTTACGCTGGTATATGGAAATAAAAGCCGGTCATCAATTATTTTCTTTGAAGAACTGGAAGCACTGAAGAATAAATACATTAGCCGGTTTAACCTCATTCATATTTTAAGCAGAGAAAAAACAGATGCTGATATTAACTTCGGAAGGATTACAAAAGAAAAATGTTCGCAGCTGTTTGACAAACTGATTAACATCAAAACAACTGATGAGTTTTTTATATGCGGACCTGAAGACATGATCTTTTCAGTAAAAGATTTTTTAGAAGCAAATGCAGTTGACGAAAAGAAAATCCATTTTGAACTGTTTACTACACCGGGACAAAGCAACAAGACGTACGATGTAAGAGGTACGATGTACGGTGTAAGCAGCCCCCAAAGTAATATTACAGTTAAGCTTGATGGAAGGAGTTTTGATTTTACGATTCCAACCAACAGTGATACAACTATTTTAGATGCTGCTATGCAACAGGGAGCTGATGTTCCTTATGCCTGTAAAGGTGGAGTTTGCTGCACCTGCAAAGCAAGGCTACTGCAAGGTGAAGTAAGCATGGATGTTCACTGGGGATTAGAACAGGAAGAAATTGAACAGGGATATATTCTTACCTGTCAATCACATCCCAAAACTGAAAAAGTGGTGGTAGATTTTGATGTGAAATAATTCCAACTGATTAATTCAATTTTTTTTCAAACCAATCATTCACCTGTTCCCCGATTTTATCTTTATACGAATGATGATGATACTCATTGGTATCAGTCTCGTACACATAATCAGTTTTCCATACGTTGTAATGCAGGGCTACCTGTTCAATGGCATCAATGATAAAGTTAATTTCATCGTTGGTCATTACAGGATGAACAGACATGCGGATCCATCCCGGTTTGCAGGAAAGGTCACCACTGTTAATTTCATCAAGAATTTCGTAAGAATGTAATTCATCAACATGCAGTAAAATATGACCATAAGTACCTGCACAGGCACATCCTCCACGTGTTTGAATTCCAAAACGGTCGTTGAGCAATTTAACTACAAGATTGAAATGTGTTCCCATGACGATAAAAGAAATTACACCCAGCCTGTTTGAGTTTTGTCCTTCCAGTAATTCAATTCCTTCCACTTTTGGAAGACGATCAAAAATGATCTTCAATAATTCTTCTTCCCGTTCCAGCATTTGTTCAACACCCATTTCTTCTTTCAGTTTTACCGCCAGTGCTGCTTTAATTCCCTGTAAAAAAGGTGGAGTACCACCATCTTCCCTGTGTTCAATATCCGTAATGTATTCATGATACTTCCATGGGTTGGTATAAGTTACCGTTCCACCGCCGGGCTGATCGGGAATAATATTATGATATAAACTTTTGTGAAAGATCAATACACCGGGCGTTCCCTGTCCACCCAAAAACTTATGCGGCGAAAAGAATATCGCATCAAGATCTGCATCTTCCATATTTGCCGGATGCATATCAATGGAAACATACGGTGCAGAACAGGCGAAATCAACAAAACATAATCCGCTATGTGCATGAACCAACTGTGCTACTTTATGATAATGTGTTTGAATTCCTGTTACATTCGAGCAACCCGTGATTGCTGCAACCTTGTTTTTCCTGTGCTGATATTTCTTTAATAATATTTCCAGTTCAACCAGGTTGATATTGCCGTTTTCATCATTGGGAATAATTTCAACATCTGCAATTGTTTCAAGCCATGATGTTTGATTGGAATGATGCTCCATATGTGACACAAAAACAACCGGTTTCAACTCCGGATCAATATCAAGGTAATTGCTGAACAGGGAATGGATACTTACTTTGCTGCTCTTCAATTCATCTGCTGAAGGGAGCCTGCCCTGTTTTACATAGTCCATAATCCGTTCGGGAATACGCAAACCAAGCAGACGTTGCAGTTTGTTTACTGCACCGGTCATACCACTTCCTGCAAAAATCAACACATCATCAGAACCGGCATTTACATGTTGTTTAATAATATGCTTCGACTGTTCATAAGCACGGGTCATAGCTGTGCCTGTTACCGTTGTTTCGGTATGAGTATTCGCCAGCAACGGCATAATTTCATGCTGAAGTCGTTCTTCAATTGGGGCATAGGCCCGGCCACTGGCAGTCCAGTCGGCATAAATCATTTTCTTAATGCCGTAGGGAGTTTCAAAACTGGTGTTGATACCAATGATATTATTTCTGAACTGTTGAAAATATTGTTGAAGCAATGCAGTAATTTTTAAGTTGTAGCAAAAGAGGTTGAAAAATTAACAGCTTTCGTTTTATACAAAATAGCTCATTAAAAGAGTCACAAATTTAGCCCTAACACATGTTAGTTGTTGTTTATTTTTTCTATCTTTCCCTCGTCAGATTTCAAATCTAAGTAACACGCATGTCATTACCAGAAACAGATAACCAATTTCAACTAAAAATCGATGCTGAAATCAAGATTGAGCCAAAAGACTGGATGCCGGAAGCTTACCGTAAAACCAATCTTCGCCAGATTAGTCAGCATGCACACAGCGAAGTAGTTGGAATGCTGCCCGAGGGGAACTGGATCAGCCGTGCTCCTTCTTTAAAACGTAAAGCAATCCTTATTGCTAAAGTGCAGGATGAAGCTGGCCATGGTTTGTATTTGTATTGTGCAGCAGAAACGCTTGGCATGAGTCGTGAACAGATGATTGATGATCTGTTGAGTGGTAAAGCCAAATATTCTTCCATCTTTAATTATCCATCATTAACATGGGCCGATATGGGTGCAATCGGCTGGCTGGTTGATGGAGCAGCCATTCTGAACCAGGTGATGCTTTGCAGAACTTCTTACGGACCGTATGCAAGAGCAATGGTACGTATCTGTAAAGAAGAAAGTTTTCATCAGCGCCAGGGATTTGAATCGTTGCTGGTGTTATCAAAAGGAACAGCTGAACAAAAAGAAATGTGCCAGGATGCAATCAACCGCTGGTGGTGGCCAAGCCTCATGATGTTTGGACCGAAAGACAGTGAAAGCACCAACAGTGATCAAAGCATGAAGTGGAAGATCAAACGCAAAAGTAATGATGAACTGCGGCAGAATTTTGTTGACATGATTGCTGAGCAGATAAAACTTCTCGGCATGACTTTACCCGATCCAAACCTGAAATGGAATGAAGAACGCAGGCATTATGATTTTGGAGAAATCAACTGGGAAGAATTCTGGAATGTGGTAAAAGGAAATGGTCCCTGCAATAAACAACGCCTGGATGCAAAACGTAAAGCACATGAAGAAGGCAGATGGAGGAGAGAAGCAACAGCATGTCATGCAGAAAAAAGGAAGAAACCCCAAACCCCTGAAGGGGCTTTAGCAGCAGCTTAATAAAATGTAACACTCTGAATGATGAACATTCAAATAAGAAAATTTTATTACGGCGATATTCCTGACACAAATACAGGTGGTAACCTCTCATCGGAGAGTTCCCAAGTTCCCCCTTCAGGGGGCGGAGGGGGCTGGCCTTTATGGGAAGTATTCATCCGCAGCAAACAGGGATTGGATCATAAACATGTGGGCAGCTTAAAAGCTGCTGATGCACAGATGGCTATTGAAAATGCAAGAGATGTTTATACAAGAAGAATGGAAGGTGTAAGCATCTGGGTGGTGGAAAGCAAATATATTCATGCAAGTAACCCCGATGATGCAGAGAGTTTATATGACCCTGCCAATGATAAAGTATACCGTCATCCTACGTTTTACGATTTACCTGATGAAGTAAAACATATGTAGCCTCCC carries:
- the paaK gene encoding phenylacetate-CoA oxygenase/reductase subunit PaaK translates to MSIHFHPLSIKEVKKETADCITVLFNVPPDLTTAFQFTQGQSLTMRTTINGEEVRRTYSICSSPLEKQLRVAIKKVEGGLFSTFANEGLKKSDILEVMPPVGRFYTTLDRAHQKNYTAFAAGSGITPILSIIKTTLATEPNSSFTLVYGNKSRSSIIFFEELEALKNKYISRFNLIHILSREKTDADINFGRITKEKCSQLFDKLINIKTTDEFFICGPEDMIFSVKDFLEANAVDEKKIHFELFTTPGQSNKTYDVRGTMYGVSSPQSNITVKLDGRSFDFTIPTNSDTTILDAAMQQGADVPYACKGGVCCTCKARLLQGEVSMDVHWGLEQEEIEQGYILTCQSHPKTEKVVVDFDVK
- the paaA gene encoding 1,2-phenylacetyl-CoA epoxidase subunit A; the protein is MSLPETDNQFQLKIDAEIKIEPKDWMPEAYRKTNLRQISQHAHSEVVGMLPEGNWISRAPSLKRKAILIAKVQDEAGHGLYLYCAAETLGMSREQMIDDLLSGKAKYSSIFNYPSLTWADMGAIGWLVDGAAILNQVMLCRTSYGPYARAMVRICKEESFHQRQGFESLLVLSKGTAEQKEMCQDAINRWWWPSLMMFGPKDSESTNSDQSMKWKIKRKSNDELRQNFVDMIAEQIKLLGMTLPDPNLKWNEERRHYDFGEINWEEFWNVVKGNGPCNKQRLDAKRKAHEEGRWRREATACHAEKRKKPQTPEGALAAA
- the paaB gene encoding 1,2-phenylacetyl-CoA epoxidase subunit B; translation: MNIQIRKFYYGDIPDTNTGGNLSSESSQVPPSGGGGGWPLWEVFIRSKQGLDHKHVGSLKAADAQMAIENARDVYTRRMEGVSIWVVESKYIHASNPDDAESLYDPANDKVYRHPTFYDLPDEVKHM
- a CDS encoding aminotransferase class V-fold PLP-dependent enzyme, giving the protein MIYADWTASGRAYAPIEERLQHEIMPLLANTHTETTVTGTAMTRAYEQSKHIIKQHVNAGSDDVLIFAGSGMTGAVNKLQRLLGLRIPERIMDYVKQGRLPSADELKSSKVSIHSLFSNYLDIDPELKPVVFVSHMEHHSNQTSWLETIADVEIIPNDENGNINLVELEILLKKYQHRKNKVAAITGCSNVTGIQTHYHKVAQLVHAHSGLCFVDFACSAPYVSIDMHPANMEDADLDAIFFSPHKFLGGQGTPGVLIFHKSLYHNIIPDQPGGGTVTYTNPWKYHEYITDIEHREDGGTPPFLQGIKAALAVKLKEEMGVEQMLEREEELLKIIFDRLPKVEGIELLEGQNSNRLGVISFIVMGTHFNLVVKLLNDRFGIQTRGGCACAGTYGHILLHVDELHSYEILDEINSGDLSCKPGWIRMSVHPVMTNDEINFIIDAIEQVALHYNVWKTDYVYETDTNEYHHHSYKDKIGEQVNDWFEKKLN